Proteins from a genomic interval of Amycolatopsis sp. cg13:
- a CDS encoding helix-turn-helix domain-containing protein gives MSGGRLSYPERQRIAAGLADGLSYAEIGRRLGRPKSTVIREVARNGGAHDYRADRAEQAARRRARRRTPTAPPAPPVRAAPDPRTRSDFETRFARMAAQTGMPSMMARVLICLFTAESGSRTATELAARLRVSPASVSKAVAWLEERGLLRRERDGRRERYLIDDDVWQRAWLASMEGIAQWADFTRHGAELFGGDTLVGARLLETSHWLQHIRQDMIDAAGHWRQGSRAARS, from the coding sequence ATGTCAGGCGGCAGGTTGAGCTACCCGGAACGACAGCGCATCGCGGCCGGATTGGCGGACGGGCTGAGCTACGCCGAGATCGGCCGACGGCTGGGCAGGCCGAAGTCGACGGTGATCCGCGAGGTCGCCCGCAACGGCGGAGCGCACGACTACCGGGCCGACCGCGCCGAACAGGCCGCCCGGCGACGAGCGCGCCGCCGCACCCCCACGGCGCCGCCCGCCCCGCCGGTTCGGGCAGCTCCGGATCCGCGGACCCGGAGCGACTTCGAGACGCGCTTCGCGCGGATGGCCGCCCAGACCGGAATGCCGTCGATGATGGCGCGGGTGCTGATCTGCCTGTTCACCGCCGAATCCGGCAGCCGCACCGCGACCGAACTCGCCGCCCGGCTGCGCGTCAGTCCCGCGTCGGTCTCCAAAGCGGTGGCCTGGCTGGAAGAACGCGGCCTGCTGCGGCGCGAGCGGGACGGCCGCCGCGAGCGCTATCTCATCGACGACGACGTGTGGCAGCGGGCCTGGCTCGCCAGCATGGAAGGCATCGCCCAGTGGGCCGATTTCACCCGCCACGGCGCGGAACTGTTCGGCGGGGACACGCTGGTCGGCGCGCGGCTCCTCGAGACAAGTCACTGGCTCCAGCACATCCGGCAGGACATGATCGACGCCGCCGGGCACTGGCGGCAGGGTTCGCGCGCCGCGCGGTCTTGA
- a CDS encoding sensor domain-containing protein translates to MADPGTHVDVAGDFRGQLVIGDHNITVYAEQSVVTIVPPGEQPRPLRRASARLLPRRAAPPVGREQDVAAVRAAVAEHSLVQLHGVPGAGKSTLLRYAAGVLAEDHSDVVFLPARGRDVADLVQEVFEACFEAPGYRPSPAELRRLMADVPLLVLVDDLDWSADERAVLLDGAPEATVVCTATERTVWSDGAALPVSGLTEESARTLLAAVLGRPLRDEEHAIATELWRASDGLPLLLLRAAGASGEGTLPRAAALGELLPRVLSGLSGLARETLTLLNLPGKPVLSPMVLPWLFDDAAALPAALAELTAHGLVLEDGLGYRLAPAEELPPDLAVSSDTVERLAAGLLSWVASPQLPPQLVAEHAELISAVIDATVAAGVARAGARLAKAAAPFAACSLRLGAWERILGRGKIAAERAGDRSILAYLTHEDGIRSLVTGKRMAAAAAIGAAVAVWHELGQASHAALAQQIPALTGPAAHAGVGGQAAAHTAGAQAVAPAAKTAAVGAKTAAGGAKAAAVGAKTAAGGAKAAAVGAKAAAGGAKGTALGVKAGVGLSAKIAIAGAATVVVGGAGYFGVQAFLPAAPTPAASERPAAPQLTGIQLEKALVPQSSFPDDMGIAAGSEVSSGASVSAAQPQHNLATMNCTDWSALLLKTTFVPGFGESAFAANSHATDPDRQQSIYVDQAIYQFPSATAASAFFTGLRRVLSGCGKLDSQSGPPLSDAAIEGHPGFSATLTPLLRTASSYDLYGVTNPRYVLDGDYVYAMAEGVGRNTLVGSLHGLDYLVPQGISRMISNVTGSNPAARTGPAASAPSTTDPTPTGPAAVVRNYIDAINARRYQQAWALGGDKLHETYRQFVAGFARTDHDELTIVATQGDVVTVSLTAVQTDHTRQTYAGTYTVSGGAITAHSIHRTG, encoded by the coding sequence GTGGCCGATCCGGGCACTCACGTCGACGTCGCCGGGGATTTCCGCGGGCAGCTGGTGATCGGCGACCACAACATCACTGTCTACGCCGAGCAGTCGGTGGTCACCATCGTGCCGCCGGGCGAACAGCCGCGGCCGCTGCGCCGGGCCAGCGCACGGCTGCTGCCGCGGCGGGCGGCCCCGCCGGTCGGCAGGGAACAGGACGTGGCCGCGGTGCGCGCGGCGGTGGCCGAGCACAGCTTGGTGCAGCTGCACGGGGTGCCCGGGGCAGGCAAGAGCACGCTGTTGCGCTACGCCGCCGGCGTGCTGGCCGAGGACCATTCGGACGTGGTGTTCCTGCCCGCCCGCGGCCGCGACGTCGCGGATTTGGTGCAGGAGGTGTTCGAGGCCTGCTTTGAAGCACCCGGCTATCGGCCGTCCCCGGCGGAGCTTCGTCGGCTGATGGCCGATGTGCCGTTGCTGGTCCTGGTCGACGATCTCGACTGGTCCGCCGACGAGCGGGCCGTGCTGCTGGACGGGGCGCCCGAGGCCACGGTGGTGTGCACGGCGACGGAGCGCACCGTGTGGAGCGACGGCGCGGCGTTGCCGGTCTCCGGCCTGACCGAGGAGTCCGCGCGCACGCTGCTGGCCGCCGTGCTCGGCCGGCCGTTGCGGGACGAGGAACACGCCATCGCGACGGAATTGTGGCGGGCGAGCGACGGCCTTCCCTTGTTGCTGTTGCGTGCGGCCGGGGCCAGTGGCGAGGGAACCTTGCCTCGGGCCGCAGCACTGGGCGAATTGCTGCCCCGGGTGCTGAGCGGCCTGAGCGGACTGGCGCGGGAGACGCTCACACTTCTGAATCTGCCCGGGAAGCCCGTGCTCTCTCCGATGGTCTTGCCCTGGCTGTTCGATGACGCAGCCGCATTGCCTGCCGCACTGGCGGAATTGACCGCGCACGGCCTGGTACTGGAAGACGGCCTCGGCTACCGGCTGGCCCCCGCCGAAGAACTCCCGCCCGACCTCGCCGTTTCTTCTGACACTGTGGAACGTCTGGCCGCTGGTCTGCTGTCTTGGGTCGCGTCGCCGCAACTGCCGCCGCAACTGGTGGCTGAGCACGCCGAGCTGATCAGCGCGGTCATCGATGCCACGGTGGCCGCTGGAGTGGCCCGGGCGGGCGCTCGGCTGGCCAAGGCGGCCGCGCCGTTCGCGGCGTGTTCGCTGCGGCTGGGCGCGTGGGAGCGCATTCTCGGTCGCGGGAAGATCGCCGCCGAGCGCGCCGGGGACCGTTCGATCCTCGCGTATCTCACCCACGAGGACGGAATTCGCAGCCTGGTGACGGGAAAACGGATGGCCGCGGCGGCCGCGATCGGGGCGGCGGTGGCGGTCTGGCACGAACTGGGGCAGGCCTCCCACGCCGCGCTGGCCCAGCAGATCCCGGCGCTCACCGGCCCGGCCGCGCACGCTGGGGTGGGCGGTCAAGCCGCGGCGCACACTGCGGGCGCGCAGGCGGTCGCGCCAGCCGCGAAAACCGCCGCGGTGGGCGCGAAGACCGCTGCGGGCGGGGCGAAAGCTGCTGCGGTGGGCGCGAAGACCGCTGCGGGCGGGGCGAAAGCCGCCGCGGTGGGCGCGAAAGCCGCTGCGGGCGGGGCGAAAGGCACCGCGCTCGGCGTGAAAGCCGGGGTCGGATTGAGCGCGAAAATCGCCATCGCCGGGGCCGCGACCGTGGTCGTCGGCGGGGCCGGCTATTTTGGTGTGCAAGCCTTCCTGCCCGCCGCCCCGACCCCCGCCGCATCCGAACGTCCGGCCGCGCCGCAGTTGACCGGCATCCAATTAGAGAAGGCGCTGGTGCCGCAGTCCTCGTTCCCGGACGACATGGGAATCGCGGCGGGCAGCGAGGTCTCCAGCGGCGCTTCCGTGAGCGCAGCACAGCCGCAGCACAACCTGGCCACGATGAACTGCACCGACTGGTCGGCGCTGCTGCTGAAAACCACGTTCGTGCCCGGTTTCGGCGAGTCGGCCTTCGCCGCGAACAGCCACGCGACCGATCCGGACCGCCAGCAGTCCATCTACGTGGACCAGGCGATCTATCAGTTCCCCTCGGCCACCGCGGCGTCGGCGTTCTTCACCGGCCTGCGCCGGGTGCTGTCCGGCTGCGGCAAACTGGACAGCCAAAGCGGCCCGCCGCTGAGCGACGCCGCCATCGAGGGACACCCGGGATTCTCCGCCACCCTGACCCCGTTGCTGCGCACGGCCAGCAGCTACGACCTGTACGGCGTGACCAATCCGCGTTACGTGCTCGACGGCGACTACGTGTACGCGATGGCCGAGGGAGTCGGCCGCAACACCCTCGTCGGCTCCCTGCACGGCCTCGATTATCTTGTCCCGCAAGGCATCTCCCGGATGATCAGCAATGTCACCGGGTCGAACCCCGCCGCGAGAACCGGCCCGGCGGCCAGTGCTCCCAGCACGACGGATCCGACGCCGACCGGACCGGCCGCCGTGGTGCGGAACTACATCGACGCGATCAACGCCCGCCGCTACCAGCAGGCGTGGGCGCTGGGCGGCGACAAACTGCACGAGACCTACCGCCAATTCGTCGCCGGCTTCGCCCGCACCGACCACGACGAACTGACGATCGTGGCCACTCAGGGCGACGTGGTCACCGTCAGCCTGACCGCCGTGCAGACCGACCACACCCGCCAGACCTACGCCGGCACCTACACCGTCAGCGGCGGCGCCATCACCGCCCATTCGATCCACCGCACCGGATGA
- a CDS encoding cytochrome P450, with protein MTRTLPTERPAGLPFDPPRGLAELREKSPLSRLDYPDGHAGWLVTGHALAREVLAGRRFSARAELRHLPIPGAAATSDQPAPPGMFGSMDAPEHTRYRRLLAGQFTVRRMRRLTERIQEIADDCLNAMAERGSPADIVPALAQPLPAQTICELLGVPYAERDRFQQHALALFRLDNTPEEIGEAYGAVLGVIGELVAAKRKAPADDILSDLTGSDLTDTELVNIGFSLLAAGLDTTTNMLALGLFALLEHPDQLALLRDEPELADNAVEELLRYLSIIPFTVRTALEDLELGGEQVTAGESVTISVPAANHDPAHFPAPEKLDLRRKTSGHVAFGHGIHQCLGQQLARVQMRVALPALLTRFPSLRLAVPSEDVALRSDMLIYGVHHLPVAWEV; from the coding sequence ATGACCAGGACACTGCCGACCGAACGTCCGGCCGGCCTGCCGTTCGACCCGCCGCGGGGGCTGGCCGAACTGCGCGAGAAGAGTCCGCTCAGCCGGTTGGACTACCCGGACGGACACGCCGGATGGCTGGTGACCGGCCACGCGCTGGCCCGCGAAGTGCTGGCCGGCCGCCGGTTCAGCGCGCGAGCCGAACTGCGGCACCTGCCGATCCCCGGCGCCGCCGCCACCAGCGATCAACCCGCGCCGCCGGGAATGTTCGGCAGCATGGACGCACCCGAGCACACCCGCTACCGGCGGCTGCTCGCCGGTCAGTTCACCGTCCGCAGGATGCGTCGGCTCACCGAACGGATCCAGGAGATCGCGGACGACTGCCTGAACGCCATGGCCGAACGCGGCAGCCCGGCCGACATCGTCCCGGCACTGGCGCAACCGCTGCCAGCGCAGACGATCTGCGAACTGCTCGGGGTTCCCTACGCCGAACGCGATCGGTTCCAGCAGCACGCGCTCGCGCTTTTCCGGCTGGACAACACGCCGGAGGAGATCGGCGAAGCCTACGGCGCGGTGCTCGGCGTCATCGGCGAATTGGTGGCTGCCAAACGAAAAGCCCCCGCGGACGACATCCTCAGCGATCTCACCGGCAGCGACCTCACTGACACCGAACTGGTCAACATCGGCTTCTCGCTGCTGGCCGCGGGCTTGGACACCACCACGAACATGCTCGCGCTGGGCCTCTTCGCGCTGCTCGAACACCCCGACCAGCTCGCCCTGCTGCGCGACGAGCCGGAGTTGGCCGACAACGCGGTCGAAGAACTGCTGCGCTACCTGAGCATTATCCCGTTCACCGTGCGCACCGCGTTGGAAGACCTCGAGCTTGGCGGCGAACAGGTGACGGCGGGGGAGTCGGTGACCATCTCGGTGCCCGCGGCCAACCACGACCCCGCGCACTTTCCCGCCCCGGAAAAGCTCGACCTGCGCCGCAAAACGAGCGGGCATGTCGCCTTCGGCCATGGCATCCACCAGTGCCTCGGCCAGCAACTCGCGCGTGTCCAAATGCGGGTCGCCCTGCCCGCCCTGCTGACGAGGTTCCCGTCGCTGCGCCTCGCCGTTCCCTCCGAAGACGTCGCCCTGCGCTCCGACATGCTCATCTACGGCGTCCACCACCTGCCCGTCGCCTGGGAGGTCTGA
- a CDS encoding CHAP domain-containing protein, giving the protein MFSAHHRLRSRLLAGLIGAVLGGAALVSISTPASAATGGQIVSIANANLGKGYCSTNSAGGTGFDNSCTGGGEFWCGDFVSWVWQQAGVPVPASAPASVPSWMNVSAYHSLGSGYVPQPGDAVIFGDDRYPTDGSHIAVVTDYSNGLLSDVGGDEGGSGSGSAFWSSSKVQADEGNGGPWNPHDKLFPGKSYEMWVLGYVSSGASTPPPPPPSTLPQGGSGIAADTNGGFATAWRGRDANNSLWVGTGSGTSLASYGDPWALGVAANTKPSIATFPDGSWVTAWQGRDAGSSLWIATGKGNSITAKGNPWALGVAPNTSPSIVPLPNNQWAVAWQGRDANNSLWLATGQGASITAKGAPWSLGVAPGTSPSLAPLSNGGWEVAWQGRDANNSLWLGTGSGVALSSYGDPWALGVAANSSPSIVTLPDGGFEVAWQGRDANNSLWLASGRGWSITAKGDPWALGVAAGTSPSLAPLSNGGWEVAWQGRDANNSLWLGTGAGTYFSSYGDPWALGVAANASPSIVTLSNGGFEVAWKGRDANNSLWLATGRGSSISAKGDPWALGVG; this is encoded by the coding sequence ATGTTTTCCGCGCACCACCGCCTCAGATCCCGGCTCCTGGCCGGGCTGATCGGGGCGGTACTCGGCGGGGCCGCGCTGGTCAGTATCAGCACGCCCGCTTCGGCCGCGACCGGCGGCCAGATCGTGAGCATCGCCAACGCGAACCTCGGCAAGGGGTACTGCAGCACGAACAGCGCCGGCGGCACCGGTTTCGACAACAGCTGCACCGGCGGCGGCGAATTCTGGTGCGGCGACTTCGTTTCCTGGGTGTGGCAGCAGGCCGGGGTGCCCGTTCCGGCCAGCGCGCCCGCCTCGGTTCCCAGCTGGATGAACGTCTCCGCCTATCACTCGCTCGGCAGCGGATACGTGCCGCAGCCCGGTGACGCCGTCATCTTCGGCGACGACCGGTACCCGACCGATGGTTCCCACATCGCTGTCGTGACCGACTACAGCAACGGGCTTTTGTCCGACGTCGGCGGCGACGAGGGCGGCAGCGGAAGCGGCAGCGCTTTCTGGTCCAGCAGCAAGGTCCAGGCCGACGAGGGCAACGGCGGCCCCTGGAATCCGCACGACAAGCTGTTCCCCGGCAAGAGTTACGAGATGTGGGTGCTCGGCTACGTCAGCAGCGGCGCGTCCACGCCTCCCCCGCCGCCTCCGAGCACGCTGCCGCAGGGCGGCTCCGGGATCGCGGCCGACACCAACGGCGGCTTCGCCACCGCTTGGCGTGGCCGCGACGCCAACAACAGCCTCTGGGTCGGCACCGGTTCCGGCACCTCTCTGGCGTCGTACGGCGACCCGTGGGCGCTCGGCGTCGCCGCGAACACCAAACCCTCGATCGCCACGTTCCCGGACGGCAGCTGGGTCACCGCGTGGCAAGGCCGCGATGCCGGGAGCAGCCTGTGGATCGCCACCGGCAAGGGCAATTCCATCACCGCCAAGGGCAACCCGTGGGCGCTCGGCGTAGCCCCGAACACCAGCCCCTCGATCGTCCCGCTCCCGAACAACCAGTGGGCGGTGGCGTGGCAGGGCCGCGACGCCAACAACAGCCTCTGGCTGGCGACCGGGCAAGGTGCGTCCATCACTGCGAAGGGTGCTCCGTGGTCTCTCGGCGTCGCACCAGGTACGAGTCCTTCGCTGGCGCCGTTGTCCAACGGCGGCTGGGAAGTCGCTTGGCAGGGCCGCGATGCCAACAACAGCCTCTGGCTCGGCACCGGGTCCGGCGTCGCCCTGTCTTCCTACGGCGATCCCTGGGCGTTGGGCGTTGCCGCCAACAGCAGCCCCTCGATCGTCACGCTGCCCGACGGCGGATTTGAAGTGGCGTGGCAGGGCCGGGACGCCAACAACAGCCTGTGGCTGGCCTCCGGCCGGGGCTGGTCCATCACCGCCAAGGGCGACCCGTGGGCGTTGGGTGTCGCCGCAGGCACCAGTCCTTCGCTGGCACCGCTTTCCAACGGCGGCTGGGAAGTCGCCTGGCAAGGCCGCGATGCCAACAACAGCTTGTGGCTCGGTACCGGGGCCGGGACCTACTTCTCCTCCTACGGCGATCCGTGGGCGTTGGGGGTAGCCGCGAACGCCAGCCCGTCGATCGTCACGCTGTCTAACGGTGGCTTCGAGGTGGCGTGGAAGGGCCGGGACGCCAACAACAGCTTGTGGCTGGCGACCGGCCGGGGTTCGTCGATCTCCGCGAAGGGCGACCCCTGGGCGCTCGGCGTCGGCTGA
- a CDS encoding hydrolase produces MTIWICGTCGVEHPDTAEPPAGICRICADERQYVRASGQVWTTMDKLAAEPHDLVHEEPEPGIHRLHREPEFGIGQWTYVVQTDEGNLLWDPPNALDQPLLDKIAELGGAAAIAASHPHMYGSQVSLSHRLGNVPVLVHSADRQWVRREDPVIREWHGAERILPGITLVEAGGHFPGAAVAHVAAGALLVGDTIVPVAAPGWVTFMRSYPNQIPLSAGLVQRLADRLEPYEFDRLYALTGAALRADAKAAVLRSAQRYIAWVDGANDHLG; encoded by the coding sequence ATGACCATCTGGATTTGCGGGACCTGCGGCGTCGAGCATCCCGACACCGCGGAGCCGCCCGCCGGGATCTGCCGGATCTGCGCCGACGAACGGCAGTACGTCCGCGCCTCCGGGCAGGTTTGGACCACAATGGACAAGCTGGCCGCCGAGCCGCACGACCTGGTCCACGAAGAACCGGAACCGGGCATCCATCGGCTGCACCGAGAGCCGGAGTTCGGCATCGGCCAGTGGACCTACGTGGTCCAGACCGATGAAGGCAACCTGCTGTGGGACCCGCCCAACGCTCTCGACCAGCCGCTGCTCGACAAGATCGCCGAACTCGGCGGCGCCGCGGCGATCGCGGCCAGCCATCCGCACATGTACGGCTCGCAGGTGAGCCTGAGCCACCGCCTCGGGAACGTTCCGGTACTGGTGCATTCCGCAGATCGGCAGTGGGTGCGACGGGAAGACCCGGTGATCCGCGAATGGCATGGCGCGGAACGGATCCTGCCCGGAATCACCCTCGTCGAAGCGGGCGGGCACTTCCCGGGCGCCGCTGTCGCCCACGTCGCGGCGGGCGCGCTGCTGGTCGGCGACACCATCGTGCCGGTCGCCGCGCCGGGCTGGGTGACGTTCATGCGCAGCTACCCCAACCAGATCCCCCTGTCCGCCGGCCTCGTCCAGCGGCTCGCGGACCGGCTGGAGCCTTACGAATTCGACCGGCTCTACGCCCTGACCGGGGCCGCTCTGCGGGCTGACGCGAAGGCCGCCGTGCTTCGCTCCGCGCAGCGCTACATCGCCTGGGTCGACGGCGCGAACGACCATCTCGGCTGA
- a CDS encoding oxidoreductase: MSKVCLLTGASAGIGRATALELLKAGYTVYGAARRVSKMDYLRDAGGHPLAMDARSETGLDRVVRTVLDEQGRIDVLINNAGTVLHGAAEDVPLDAARDQFQVNVFAPARLVQLVLPAMRAQGSGRIVNVSSIGGEISLPLGAWYYASKHALEAYSDTLRMEVRPFGIEVVVIQPGIIKTEFEDQTAAQLREYSGHGPYAGMAEAMASKSETGLADGADPAVVAETIRRAVEADPPDTRYAVGLHAEELLKLNRTLPDRDFDELVTRPIQ; the protein is encoded by the coding sequence ATGTCGAAGGTGTGCTTGCTCACCGGGGCGTCGGCGGGAATCGGCCGCGCCACCGCTCTGGAACTGCTGAAGGCGGGCTACACCGTCTACGGAGCCGCGCGACGAGTGTCCAAAATGGACTACCTCCGCGACGCAGGCGGACATCCGCTCGCCATGGACGCCCGGAGCGAGACCGGCCTCGACCGCGTCGTCCGCACGGTCCTGGACGAACAGGGCCGGATCGACGTCTTGATCAACAACGCCGGAACGGTGCTGCACGGAGCCGCCGAAGACGTCCCGCTGGACGCGGCCCGGGATCAGTTCCAGGTCAACGTGTTCGCGCCGGCCAGGCTCGTCCAGCTTGTGCTGCCCGCGATGCGCGCGCAGGGGTCCGGCCGGATCGTGAATGTCTCCTCGATCGGCGGGGAGATCAGCCTCCCGCTCGGCGCCTGGTACTACGCCTCCAAACACGCGCTCGAGGCTTACTCCGACACTCTGCGCATGGAGGTCCGGCCCTTCGGCATCGAGGTCGTGGTGATTCAGCCCGGCATCATCAAAACCGAATTCGAGGACCAGACCGCCGCGCAGCTAAGGGAATATTCCGGTCATGGCCCGTACGCGGGAATGGCCGAGGCGATGGCGAGCAAGTCCGAAACCGGTCTCGCGGACGGCGCCGATCCCGCGGTCGTCGCCGAAACCATCCGGCGGGCCGTGGAAGCTGATCCGCCGGACACCCGGTATGCCGTCGGCCTGCACGCCGAGGAACTGCTGAAGCTCAACCGGACCCTGCCCGACCGGGATTTCGACGAACTGGTCACTCGCCCGATCCAGTAG